The Shewanella algae DNA segment ATTTGTTATTGTTATTTGGTTTTGAATGCTTATTTAGCCCTGATATTAACTCTGGCCCCTGTCTCCCCCGAGACTTTCTGCGCTGTGCTGAATGCAGCGCCAAAAAGTTTTGCAACGATCTGGATTCAGGTTAGAGGCAAAGCACGGCCAAGGCAATGGTGGCGAATGAAAAATCCTGTTCAATAAATGGGTTAATCGACTGTAATTAAGGATAAAAACATGCAGCAACTGCGGATAAAGTTTATTTCCGGTAGCCTGAGAAAGGGCTCGTTCAACACCCGTCTAGCCCATTATGCCGCCGCCGTGGCCGCCGAGCTGGGGCTGGAGTCTGAGGTGCTGACACTGAATGCGTTTCCCATGCCCCTGCTCAATCAGGATGACGAGGCCGAATTTGGCGCCCCCGAAGCTGCCGTGGCACTCAAGGGAAAGCTGTTGCAGAGCGATTGTCTGGTGCTGGTGTGCCCCGAGTACAATGGTTCCATAACTGCGGCATTGAAAAATGCCATCGATTGGCTGTCCCGCCCGGCAACTCAGCCCGCGGGCAATGTATTTGCCGGTAAATGGGTGGCCCTGATGGCGGCAAGCCCGGGAGTACTCGGAGGGCTCAGAGGCTTGACCCCGGTCCGCGAGCTGATGTTCAACCTGGGGGCGCAGGTATTGCCCGAGCAGTTGGCGCTTGCCAAGGCTCACGAAGCCTTTACCGAAGATGGTTCTCTGCTGGGAGATTACCAGCAGAGCAAGGTGAAAAGCATACTGCAGGGGCTGATTGCCCAGCAGAGCAAAGGATAAAAAAGCGGGCGGCGAAGCAGGGTGAAACACTTCGCCGCCCTGAGGCAACTCAAGGGGCAAAAAATACCGACTTCTGGCTGACGCTATTATCTGGTGCATCGGCCTCGGTCACTTTAAACAGCAGATTGCTGCGGTTGTTGTCGATTTGCGCCACAGGCACAGTCAGGGTCAGCGGCAATTCATACTGCTCGCCGGCGGCGATGTGAACGCTATTGGTCGACAACTTATAGGGCAGGGCGCCGCTGATCTCTATCTGGTAGTGCTTATCCTGCTGGGTCTTATTGCGTATTTTCAGCAGATAGCTGTTTTCTATGCCGTCATCCAGGGTTTCCCGGTACAGGCTCTGGCGGTCGCGGATCACATTGAGCGTGATAGGATCCCGCGAGTAGATATCCAGCCCCATGGTGCAGAGTATGAGCAACAAGGCGGCGCCATAGCCAATAAAGCGTTTGCGCTGCCATAGTGGCGGAGTTTGCCCGGTCAGCGACTCTTCACTGGTATAGGAGATGAGCCCAGGGCGATAACCAAACTTGCTCATGGTCTGATCGCAGGCATCGACGCAGGCGCCACAGTTGATGCACTCATATTGCAGGCCGTTACGAATATCTATCCCGGTGGGACACACCTCGACGCAGAGATTACAGTCGACACAGTCGCCAAGCTCTGTGGCTTGCTTGCGCTTTCTTGGGCCACGGCTCTCACCCCGCTGGGCATCATAGGTCACTGTCTTGGTGAAGGAATCGAACATAGCTGATTGGAATCTGGCGTAAGGGCAGCAGTGCAGGCACATCTGCTCACGCATCCAACCGGCATTGAGATAGGTACACAGGGCAAAAAAGTACACCCAGGCGCTATCCCAAAAACCGGCGGAGAAGGTAAAAATCTCCGGATACAGCTGCTTGGCCGGTACAAAGTAGGCGATAAAGCCACAGCCGGTGATTAGAGACATTAAAATCCACAGCAGATGTTTGCCGCCGCGCTTGCCGGCCTTACTGACCGTCATGGGCGAGGCATCCAGCTTGATCCTCTGGTTACGGCTGCCTTCCAGCTTCTCTTCTACCCAGGCAAAGCCGAACGTCCAGGCGGTTTGCGGGCAGAGATAACCACACCAGACCCGGCCCCAAAACAGGGTCACAAAAAACAGTGCAAAGGCGGCGGCGATAAAGAACCAGGCCAACAGGGTAAAATCCTGGGGCCAGAGGCTGCTGCCAAAAAAGTAAAACTGTTGATTGGCCAGATCGAACCAGATGGCCTGTCGTCCCTGCCAGTCGATAAAGGGCAGTAACAGAAACAGGGCTATCAACAGGGCGTTGAGGCCGCTGCGCCAACGTTGAAAATAACCGCGTTGGCTACGAAAGTGGATTTTGCCGCCTTTGTGGCTGCTTTTCTTGTCTTGGGGGGAGGGGATAAAAGTGACCGGAATCGCTTCCGATGACTGTCTTGCCTGTTGAACCATGCTACTTCCTGAATGACGACTGACACACGGCTAGGCAATGGCAAGAGGCGTGCCAGTTAAAATTTATGTTTAACTTATTGATTCATATCTAATATTATTTCATTGGGATAAAGAAAAGATCACGACATAGCGTGAGTTGGCGATATATCGTGACTTTTGTGGTTTTTGGTTTTCAGCCTCGGCTTCAACTGCCCTGGCGGCGGATCCCCAGCTTTTGCATCCGCGATCTCAAGGTGCTGGGGGGCACTCCAAGACTGCTCGCCGCGCCCCTTGGGCCGGATATTCGCCATTGGCAGGCGTCCAGTGTCGCCTTGATATGGGCCGCTTCCACTTCGGCCAGAGTCTGACCCACGGCCGGCAGCGGCGTATCGCTGGGCAAGGGAGCGAGATGCAGTATCGGCTCACGGGCAAGAATGGCTTCCCGTTCCAGCAGGTTTTGCAATTCACGCACATTCCCCGGCCATTGATATTGCATCATCCGCCGCAGACTATCGCCATCAACGCCCGCCAGCGGTTTACCCAGTTTCAATGACAGGCTCTTGAGCAGTTGTTGTACCAGCTCGGGAATATCTTCCCGCCGCTGTCTCAGTGCCGGAACCTTGAGCGGAAAGACATTGAGCCGGTAGAAGAGATCCATCCGGAACAGGCCTTGCTCCACCCGCTGCTGCAGATCGTGATGAGTGGCGGCGATCAGCCGAATGTCCACCTTGATACTGTCACTGCCGCCGACGCGTTCAAACTCCTGCTCCTGAATAACCCGCAGCAGCTTGGACTGAGCCTCGAGACTGAGCTCGGCCACTTCATCAAGGAACAGGGTGCCTCTATGGGCCAGTTCGAAGCGCCCCTTGCGCCGCTGGCTGGCGCCGGTAAAGGCACCTTTCTCATGGCCGAACAGCTCACTCTCCAAGAGCCCGGCAGAGAAGGCGGCGCAGTTGACCGAGATCATAGGTTTGTCTTTGCGGCTGCTGAGTCGGTGCAACTGGCGGGCGACCAGCTCCTTGCCTGTGCCGTTTTCCCCTTGGATCAATACGGTACTGTCGGTATTGGCCACCAGGCGCAGCTGTTTGAGCAGGGTTTGGATCATCGGGCTGTTACCGGCGATCTGCTGGGTGCCCGTCTTGTCTTCCAGCTCGGCCTGCAGCCAGGAGTTTTCCGAGGCCAGCTGTTCCGACAGTGCCTGCACCTGCTCCAGCGCCTGACGCAGCGACAACTCAGTCTGCTTTTGCAGGCTGATGTCACGAAATATCGCTACTACGCCCTTGAGCTTACCGTCCTGCCACACAGGCGTGGAACTATAGTGTACGGGAAAGCAGCTGCCGTCCTTGCGCCAGAAGACCTCAGTGGTGATTTCTCTGGCTTTACCATCTTTAAGCGTCTGATAGATTGGGCAATCTTCGTGGGGGTAGACACTGCCATCGGCGTGGCTGTGGTGGTGAAAGTCGTGGATCTTGCGCCCCAATAGCTCGGCGGCGCTCCAGCCGGTCATCTTCTCGGCGGCCGGGTTGATAAAGACGGCATTACCTTTAAGATCAAAACCATAAATGCCTTCACTGACGGCATTGAGCAAGAGGCGGTTTTCGGGTAAAAAGCTGTTTGAGTCAGACAAGGGCGGCTCCTTCGGCACTGATGACTGCGCCAGTATAGAGCCGCTTACAGGGCTTGTCAGTACAGATTCACGATATATCGTGCCTTACTGGCTGGCTTGAACATGAGCCAGTACCTTGAGCAGATCATTGACCGTCAGGACACTGGGCATCATGATCCCCTCGGGGACAGCCGGGCCATGGACGCGGTTGTAGGGGGTTCCCACAACGCCTTGGGATCTCAGGTAACTTTCCACAGCCGGATTGGGCGTGCTGAGGTCGCCGCGCATCAGCACTATATTAGGCTCAGCCAGTGCCCTGACTATCTGCTCCCTATGGAGCACATTGGCCTTGTTGGCCTGACACACAAGACACCAATCGGCCGTCACATCGACAAAGACAGTCTTGCCTTCGGCCACCAAGGCCGGGATTGATTGACTGTCTAGGGGCCGCCAGCGCAGTTCCCGGTAAGCCTCGTAATCTTCACCGCGATACACAAAGCTGACCACGGCGGCGACACAAAAAGCCATTCCCCCCAGTACCAGGATCACCGCCATGGGGATCTTGGCGCCGCGACGCTTTTTGATTAACAGCAGCACAATCACCGCTATCAGGCTGAGTAGAGCCAGTATGCTGAGAGTAAGTATCATCCGGGCCTCAATGGGGTTAGGGAGCTATATAGGCGCTCAGTATAGTGAGCAAGCCTTAAAACTAATTGAAAATTGGCGGCTCGAAAGCGCTGGCATCATAGAGTATATTGACCAACCTGTTGTGGATGGCGTCTGTTATTCGCGGCTAATTGTTTGCACAAGACAGGGCAAAATGGTGTGTTTCATTGAGGGGGGAACAATGAATTGGAGTGATTGGTTGGGACTGGTGGCTATCTCGTGTCTGGGGGCCATGTCACCTGGGCCTAGCCTGGCCATGGTGGTGCGTCACACCTTGGGAGGCGGGCGCAGTCGGGGCATTACCTGCGCCTGGGCGCATTCTTTGGGGATAGGTGTTTACGCCTTTATCACTCTGCTGGGTTTGGCTGTGGTGCTGAAACACACCCCTTTGCTGTTTAACGGCATCGCCATATTGGGGGCGCTCTATCTCGCCTGGCTAGGCGTTCAGGCGCTGCAATCCAAGGGTGGAATGCAGCAAAAACTCAGTGCCGGCAAGCCGACGAGCATGTTGACAGCTGCCCGGGACGGCATTGCCATTTCGTTGTTTAACCCCAAAATTTTGCTGTTTTTCCTGGCCTTGTTCAGCCAGTTTGTCGCCGCCGCCGATAGTCTACTGGGACGAGGCATCATAGTCTTGACCCCCATGCTGGTGGATGGACTCTGGTACACCCTGATAGCCTTCCTCTTGTCTCAACCCAAGGTGTTGCCCAAGTTGAGAGAAAAGGCGCAATGGATTGACCGCCTCAGCGGCCTGGTGCTTATCCTGTTGGCCGGGCGGGTGATCTATTCACTGCTGTGACTGCAATGCCTGCTCGAGATGTTCCCTGAGGGCGATAACCAAA contains these protein-coding regions:
- a CDS encoding thioredoxin family protein is translated as MILTLSILALLSLIAVIVLLLIKKRRGAKIPMAVILVLGGMAFCVAAVVSFVYRGEDYEAYRELRWRPLDSQSIPALVAEGKTVFVDVTADWCLVCQANKANVLHREQIVRALAEPNIVLMRGDLSTPNPAVESYLRSQGVVGTPYNRVHGPAVPEGIMMPSVLTVNDLLKVLAHVQASQ
- the ccoG gene encoding cytochrome c oxidase accessory protein CcoG; translated protein: MVQQARQSSEAIPVTFIPSPQDKKSSHKGGKIHFRSQRGYFQRWRSGLNALLIALFLLLPFIDWQGRQAIWFDLANQQFYFFGSSLWPQDFTLLAWFFIAAAFALFFVTLFWGRVWCGYLCPQTAWTFGFAWVEEKLEGSRNQRIKLDASPMTVSKAGKRGGKHLLWILMSLITGCGFIAYFVPAKQLYPEIFTFSAGFWDSAWVYFFALCTYLNAGWMREQMCLHCCPYARFQSAMFDSFTKTVTYDAQRGESRGPRKRKQATELGDCVDCNLCVEVCPTGIDIRNGLQYECINCGACVDACDQTMSKFGYRPGLISYTSEESLTGQTPPLWQRKRFIGYGAALLLILCTMGLDIYSRDPITLNVIRDRQSLYRETLDDGIENSYLLKIRNKTQQDKHYQIEISGALPYKLSTNSVHIAAGEQYELPLTLTVPVAQIDNNRSNLLFKVTEADAPDNSVSQKSVFFAP
- a CDS encoding sigma-54 interaction domain-containing protein; the protein is MAQSSVPKEPPLSDSNSFLPENRLLLNAVSEGIYGFDLKGNAVFINPAAEKMTGWSAAELLGRKIHDFHHHSHADGSVYPHEDCPIYQTLKDGKAREITTEVFWRKDGSCFPVHYSSTPVWQDGKLKGVVAIFRDISLQKQTELSLRQALEQVQALSEQLASENSWLQAELEDKTGTQQIAGNSPMIQTLLKQLRLVANTDSTVLIQGENGTGKELVARQLHRLSSRKDKPMISVNCAAFSAGLLESELFGHEKGAFTGASQRRKGRFELAHRGTLFLDEVAELSLEAQSKLLRVIQEQEFERVGGSDSIKVDIRLIAATHHDLQQRVEQGLFRMDLFYRLNVFPLKVPALRQRREDIPELVQQLLKSLSLKLGKPLAGVDGDSLRRMMQYQWPGNVRELQNLLEREAILAREPILHLAPLPSDTPLPAVGQTLAEVEAAHIKATLDACQWRISGPRGAASSLGVPPSTLRSRMQKLGIRRQGS
- a CDS encoding LysE family translocator, coding for MNWSDWLGLVAISCLGAMSPGPSLAMVVRHTLGGGRSRGITCAWAHSLGIGVYAFITLLGLAVVLKHTPLLFNGIAILGALYLAWLGVQALQSKGGMQQKLSAGKPTSMLTAARDGIAISLFNPKILLFFLALFSQFVAAADSLLGRGIIVLTPMLVDGLWYTLIAFLLSQPKVLPKLREKAQWIDRLSGLVLILLAGRVIYSLL
- a CDS encoding NADPH-dependent FMN reductase — encoded protein: MQQLRIKFISGSLRKGSFNTRLAHYAAAVAAELGLESEVLTLNAFPMPLLNQDDEAEFGAPEAAVALKGKLLQSDCLVLVCPEYNGSITAALKNAIDWLSRPATQPAGNVFAGKWVALMAASPGVLGGLRGLTPVRELMFNLGAQVLPEQLALAKAHEAFTEDGSLLGDYQQSKVKSILQGLIAQQSKG